TCGTCGCGCCAGAGTTCATCGTCCACTCGTCCGGCTGCCAGCGTCCGTCGCCCTCGGCGAACGCCACGGTTCCCAGCAGATCGCCAGCGGCGAGCTTCGGCAGCCAGGTCTTCTTCTGCGCGTCGCTTCCCGCGTACAGGATCGCGAGCCCCGCGAGCGAATGGCCCAGGAACGGGCCGGGAACCGCGCCCGCGCCGAGCACCTCGGCGACCAGCGCGAGGTCGAGCAGCTCGAGCCCCGCGCCGCCGTACTCCTCGGGCACGGCGATCGCGCCGAGCCCGAGCTCCAGCAGCCCCTGCCACAGCTCGGTGTCATGTCCGTCGGGGCCGTCGAAGATCGCGCGCCGCCGCGTCGGCGGGCACTGGTCGGCGGCGAACTGGCCGACGGTCGCCTGGAGCATCTCCTGCTCTTCGGAGAGATCGAAGTTCATCGGACTAGCTCCTCTGCGCCGCCGCGTCGCGCGGCAGGCCGAGGCCGCGCTCGCCGATCACGTTGCGCTGGATGTTGGCGGTCCCGCCCGCGACGGCGGAGCCGAGCGACCAGAGGAACTGGCCGACCCACTGGCCGTTCTCGCGCGGCGCGCCGAGCCTGCGCTCGGTCGGCTCGAGCAGGCCGTCGTCGCCGATCAGGTCGAGCGCGATCTTCGCCATCTCCTGGCCGAGGTTCGTCGACATCAGCTTGTTCATCAGTCCGACGCGGCCGGGATCCTGCGCCTTCGCCGCCTTGGTGAGCTGCCGGTAGCCGGAGTACTGGTGCGAGCGCACGTAGCCCTCGAGCTGGACGATGCGCTGGCGGATCCCGGGGTCGTCGAGCGCGGGCCGGCCGTCGCGCAGCGACCGCTTCGCGAGCGAGACGAGCCCCTGGAACATGGTCACGGTCGTGGCCGCGTCGCCGATCATGTTGCGCTCGTGCTTCAGCGTGGTGCGCGAGACGATCCAGCCCTCGCCGCGCTTTCCGACGATCCAGTCCAGCGGCGTGCGCGCGTCGCTGAAGAAGACCTCGTTGAAGTCGGAGGCCCCGGTCATCTGGCGCAGCGGCCGCACTTCGATGCCGGGCTGCTTCATCGCGAGCAGCAAGTAGGAGATGCCCGCGTGCTTGGGCGCGTCGCGCTCGGTGCGACAGAGACAGAACATGTAGTCGGCCACGTGCGCGCCGCTGGTCCAGATCTTCTGGCCGTTGATCACCCACTCGTTTCCGACGATCTCGGCGCGGGTCTGCAGCGACGCGAGATCACTGCCCGAGCCCGGCTCGCTGTAGCCCTGGCACCAGACGATCTCGCCGCGCATCGTCGGGCCGATGAACTTCTCCTTCTGCCACTCGGCGCCCTTCTCCAGCAGCGTCGGCACGAGCATGCTCGGCCCGATTCCCGCCAGATCGCCCGGCGCGCGCGCGCGGAAGAACTCCTCGCGGATGATCTGCGCCTTCAGGACGTCCGGCGCCTGCTGCGAGCCGCCGTACCGCTTGGGAATCGAACGCGCGAGGTAGCCGGCCTCGATCGCGCGGCCGCGAAACAGCGCCGCCTTCTGCTCGGAGGGGAGCTCCGCCTCCGCGCCCTTCAGCGGCCAGCTCCCCGCCAGGAAACCCGCGACCTCGGCGCGGAACGCCTCGTACTCCGCGCTGTAGGAGAGATCCATCTCGACACCTCGTGCTCTGTGACTGCGAGGCGCAGTCTATCACGGTGTCGGGGCGCGAACGGGGCGGAGCTCCGGCAGCTCGAGCAGCTCGCGAACGCGCTCGATGCGCGTGTCGCAGTCGATGCGCAGCCCGACGAAGCGCACGCCCGCGCCGAGCGCCGCCTCGCGGTCGTAGCGCGAATCACCGACGACGATGGCCTCGCGGCTCGAAACGCCCAGCCTGCGGCACGCCTCGTGAACCATGTCGGGCGCGGGCTTGGCGCGCGGAACGTCGGTTCCGCCTACGACGGCGTCGAGCGCGAGCCCGGCCGCGCGCAGGATCTCGATCGCGAGCGGCGAGGGCGTGTTCGTGATCAGCGCCTGTCCGAATCCGCGCCGCCGCAGCTCCTCCGTGACGGCGAAGGCGTCCGGGTCCACGCGCAGGTGCCGAGCGTGCTCCATGAAGTGCGCGTGGTAGTGCGCCTCGGTCTCGGCGACGGTCTTGTGCGGGAAGAACCGCTCGACGTCGGCCGCGATTCCCTGCCCCCAGCCGGCGCGCATGACCTCGCGCGAGATCGGGATCCCGCCGAACTCCCCCGAGGTCTGGTTCAACAGGTGAAACCAGACCTCGTAGCTGTCGATCAGGACGCCATCGAGATCCCAGAGGACGGCGCGGATCATGCCGGGCCGGGGCTGCCGTCCCCGTCCCCCAGGTAGGCCGCGCGCACGCGCGGGTCGCTTGCGAGCTCGCGGGCGCTGCCCTCGAGTGCGAGCGCTCCGGTCTCGAGCACGTAGGCGCGGTGCGCCACGCGGAGCGCCTGGTGCGCGTTCTGCTCCACGAGCACCACCGTCGTGCCCTGCGCGTTGATCTCGCGCACGATCGAGAAGATCTGCTTCACGAGCAGCGGCGCGAGCCCGAGCGAAGGCTCGTCGAGCAGCAGCACCTTCGGCTCCGCCATCAGCGCGCGTCCGATCGCGAGCATCTGCTGCTCGCCTCCCGAGAGCGTGCCACCGGCCTGTGTCAGCCGCTCGCGCAGGCGCGGAAACAGCGCGAAGACCCGCTCCAGACCCTCGGCCTCGCCACCGCGGCGCGGCCACGCGCCCATGCGCAGGTTTTCGAGCACCGACAGGTTCGCGAAGATGCGCCGGCCCTCGGGCACGTGCGAGCAGCCGAGCGAAACGATCGCTTCCGGCCGGTGGCCGGTCACGTCGACGCCTTCGAGCAGGACGCGGCCGGCGCTGGGCCGGACCAGCCCGGAGACCGCGCGAAGCAGCGTGGACTTTCCGGCGCCGTTCGAGCCGATCAGCGTGACGATCTCGCCGGCCGCGACCGAGAACGAGACGCCGCGCAGCGCGTGGATCGCGCCGTAGCGCACGTCGAGCGACTCGACCGCGAGCAGCGCCGCGCTCACGCCTCGTCCTCCCCGTCGCGGCCGAGGTAGGCTTCGATCACCAGCGGGTCGCGGCGCACCGCCTCGGGCGCGCCGTCGGCGATCTTCTCGCCGTGATCGAGCACCGCCACGCGGTCGGAGAGATTCATCACGAACGAGACGTCGTGGTCGATCAGCACGATCGTGAGCCCCCGCTTCGCGCCCAGACGCCGGACCAGCTCGCGCAGCGCCTGCTTCTCGGCCGGGTTCATTCCCGCGGCCGGCTCGTCGAGCAGCAGCAGCTTCGGGCGCGTCGCGAGCGCGCGAGCGATCTCGAGCCGCCGCTGCTCGCCGTACGGCAGCGAGTCGGCGCGCGCGTCCGCGAACGCCCCGAGCGCGAGCTCGTCGAGAAGTCCGCGCGCCTCGGCCTCGGCCGCCCGCTCGCTCGCGCTCCAGCTCCCGAGGCGCAGCACGTCGCTCACCCCGCGGCGGCGGGAGCCCTGCAACGCAGCGCGCACGTTGTCGAGCGCCGACAAGCTGCGGAACAAGCGGATGTTCTGGAACGTGCGCGCGATGCCGAGCGCCGAGATCCGGTGCGGCGCGGCCCCGCCGATCTCGCGGCCTTCGAAGCGCACGCTCCCGTCGCTCGGGGCGTACAGACCCGTGATCACGTTGAACGCCGTGGTTTTTCCGGCGCCGTTGGGTCCGATCAGCGCGACGAGCGACCCCTCGTCGACGTGCAGGTCCAGCCGCGAGACAGCGGTGAGTCCGCCGAAGCGAACGCTGAGTCCGCGGATCTCGAGCAGACTCACCTCGAACCTCGCGTGAGGAGCGAGATCGGCCAGAGCTCGCGCTGCCCGAGCAGGCCCTGCGGGCGCGAGAGCATCATCGCGATCAGAAGCAGCGAGTACAGGACCATGCGCCAGTCGCCCAGTCCGCGCAGAAGCTCCGGCGCGGCCGTGAGCGTCGCCGCAGCCAGGATCGCGCCCGAGATCGAGCCGAGGCCGCCGAGCACCACGAAGACCACCAGCTCGAACGAGCGCACGAAGCCGAAGCTGTTGGTGTGGATGTAGCCCTCGCTGTGCGCGAAGAGCGCGCCGGCCACGCCGGCGAAGAAGCTCGCGACCAGGAACGCCTCGACCTTCACGCGCGTGGTGGCGATCCCGATCGACTCGGCCGCCGTCTCGTCCTCGCGCACCGCCCGGAACGCGAGCCCCCCACCCGAGTAGACCAGCCGCGCGATCGCGAGCACCGTGAGCGCCGCGACCGCGAACACGCCGCCCAGCCCCTCGAAGCGCAGGTCGACGGCCGGATGCGCGGACGACGCGAGCGAGAAGCCGCGCGCTCCCCCGACGGCGTCGATGTTCAGGATCGCGATGCGGATGATCTCGCCCGCGCCGAGCGTCGCGATCGCGAGGTAGTCGCCGCGAAGCCGGAGCGCGGGCACCGCGACGAAGATTCCGACGACGGCCGCCGCGAGCCCGCCGAAGACGAGCGCCAGCGGAAAGTACGCGACCCGCGCGACGGAGATCGGAACGAAAGTTGCCGCGAGCTCCAGCCCCTCCGCGCCCGCGAAGACCGAGAGCGCGGCCGAGGCGTACGCGCCGATCGCCATGAAGCCGGCGTGCCCGATCGAGAACTGGCCGGTGAATCCGTTCACGAGCTGCAGCGAGACCGCGGCGATCACCGCGATTCCGATCCGCGAGAGGATCGTGACGAAGTACGGGTTCAGCAGCCGCGGCGCGATCTGGTCGATCAGGACCAGAGCTCCGAGCGCCGCGACTGCGCCGGCCAGCGAGCGAACGCGCACGCCTAGACCTTCTCGGTCTGCGGCGCGCCGAACAGGCCGGTCGGCCGGTAGAGCAGGATCAGGACCAGGATCACGAACGCGATCGCGTCGCGGTACGTGCTCGAGAGATAGCCGGTCACGAGTGTCTCGATGACTCCGAGCAGGATCCCGCCGAGCATCGCCCCGGGAATGCTTCCGATCCCGCCCAGCACCGCCGCGACGAACGCCTTCAGTCCGGGCATCAGCCCCATCAGCGGATCGATCTTCGGGTTCGAAAGCCCGACCAGGATTCCCGCGGCCGCCGCCAGACACGAGCCGAGCACGAACGTGCCCAGGATCACGCGGTCCACCGGCACGCCCATCAGCGCGGCGGCGGGCGCGTCGTACGAGACCGCGCGCATCGCGCGTCCGAAGCGCGTTCGCCGCACCACGTACTGCAGGCCGC
This Deltaproteobacteria bacterium DNA region includes the following protein-coding sequences:
- a CDS encoding acyl-CoA dehydrogenase, with translation MDLSYSAEYEAFRAEVAGFLAGSWPLKGAEAELPSEQKAALFRGRAIEAGYLARSIPKRYGGSQQAPDVLKAQIIREEFFRARAPGDLAGIGPSMLVPTLLEKGAEWQKEKFIGPTMRGEIVWCQGYSEPGSGSDLASLQTRAEIVGNEWVINGQKIWTSGAHVADYMFCLCRTERDAPKHAGISYLLLAMKQPGIEVRPLRQMTGASDFNEVFFSDARTPLDWIVGKRGEGWIVSRTTLKHERNMIGDAATTVTMFQGLVSLAKRSLRDGRPALDDPGIRQRIVQLEGYVRSHQYSGYRQLTKAAKAQDPGRVGLMNKLMSTNLGQEMAKIALDLIGDDGLLEPTERRLGAPRENGQWVGQFLWSLGSAVAGGTANIQRNVIGERGLGLPRDAAAQRS
- a CDS encoding HAD-IA family hydrolase; protein product: MIRAVLWDLDGVLIDSYEVWFHLLNQTSGEFGGIPISREVMRAGWGQGIAADVERFFPHKTVAETEAHYHAHFMEHARHLRVDPDAFAVTEELRRRGFGQALITNTPSPLAIEILRAAGLALDAVVGGTDVPRAKPAPDMVHEACRRLGVSSREAIVVGDSRYDREAALGAGVRFVGLRIDCDTRIERVRELLELPELRPVRAPTP
- a CDS encoding ABC transporter ATP-binding protein; this translates as MLAVESLDVRYGAIHALRGVSFSVAAGEIVTLIGSNGAGKSTLLRAVSGLVRPSAGRVLLEGVDVTGHRPEAIVSLGCSHVPEGRRIFANLSVLENLRMGAWPRRGGEAEGLERVFALFPRLRERLTQAGGTLSGGEQQMLAIGRALMAEPKVLLLDEPSLGLAPLLVKQIFSIVREINAQGTTVVLVEQNAHQALRVAHRAYVLETGALALEGSARELASDPRVRAAYLGDGDGSPGPA
- a CDS encoding ABC transporter ATP-binding protein, which encodes MSLLEIRGLSVRFGGLTAVSRLDLHVDEGSLVALIGPNGAGKTTAFNVITGLYAPSDGSVRFEGREIGGAAPHRISALGIARTFQNIRLFRSLSALDNVRAALQGSRRRGVSDVLRLGSWSASERAAEAEARGLLDELALGAFADARADSLPYGEQRRLEIARALATRPKLLLLDEPAAGMNPAEKQALRELVRRLGAKRGLTIVLIDHDVSFVMNLSDRVAVLDHGEKIADGAPEAVRRDPLVIEAYLGRDGEDEA
- a CDS encoding branched-chain amino acid ABC transporter permease; this translates as MRVRSLAGAVAALGALVLIDQIAPRLLNPYFVTILSRIGIAVIAAVSLQLVNGFTGQFSIGHAGFMAIGAYASAALSVFAGAEGLELAATFVPISVARVAYFPLALVFGGLAAAVVGIFVAVPALRLRGDYLAIATLGAGEIIRIAILNIDAVGGARGFSLASSAHPAVDLRFEGLGGVFAVAALTVLAIARLVYSGGGLAFRAVREDETAAESIGIATTRVKVEAFLVASFFAGVAGALFAHSEGYIHTNSFGFVRSFELVVFVVLGGLGSISGAILAAATLTAAPELLRGLGDWRMVLYSLLLIAMMLSRPQGLLGQRELWPISLLTRGSR